TTCTACGAACGGCTTTTTGGGGAAATTTTTGTTTATTTTCGGCAATATCAACCAGCTAACTCAGATTGGTATGCAATTGTAATTTACGATAAACGCATTCATGAAAGCCCACCTCATCCCCGTTATCGGGTTTTAATAGAACAACATCTACGCTGCATTTATCTGAATGAACTTTCTACTCAAGCTGAATCTTCTTTGGGGATAGGAATTGCTAAACTATTTGTAGAAACACCTAAAAAAGCTCCTGACTTAGCCCAACAGCTAATCACTCAGGCTAGGGAGAATTTACCTGATGAAAATCTACAAAAGAAAGTGCTAGCATTTATCCAAGCCATTGTATTTTATAAGTTTCCCACTCTCGCTTTAGAGGAAATTGAAGCCATGCTTGATTTAGATGAATTCAAAAATACTCGACTGTACCAAAGTCTTTTACAAAAGACAGAAGTAGAAACAAAATTAAAATTAACCTCAAAATGTGTTGAGAGAGGAATGAGCATTCAAGAAATAGCGGAATTTTTAGAAGTAGATGCTGAAATCATTAGAAAACATCTGCAACAACAGTCATAGAGAATGTTTTCTCGTATTCCCTTCTCCTGAGCAACCAGAGGGGCTGGGGGTGAGGTTCTTTATATGTGCCACCTCACCCCTGGTCATAATTAATGGTGGGTTACGCTGCGCTAACCCACCCTACAAAATTTAGCTCATGTTTTCTCATGCTCCCCTCTCCTTAGTAAGGAGAGGGGCTGGGGGTGAGGTTCTGTCGCATTCCTGAGCTGATTATGCTATATTAACCGTAGTCATTATGAGTTCAATTAATTATTATGACTAACCCGACTGTAGAAAATTTAGTAATTATTGGCTCTGGTCCAGCAGGCTATACGGCGGCTATCTATGCGGGACGAGCAAATTTAAAACCTGTGGTGTTTGAAGGTTTTGAAATGGGGGGTTTACCGGGTGGTCAATTGATGACAACGACGGAGGTGGAAAATTTTCCGGGGTTCCCCCAAGGGATTACGGGACCGGAACTGATGGATAATATGAAGGCGCAAGCTGAACGCTGGGGGGCGGAGTTATATACTGAGGATGTGACTGCTGTTGATTTGAGTCAGCGTCCTTTTATTGTTCGTTCTGAAGAAAGAGAAATCAAAACCCATAGTATAGTTATAGCTACTGGTGCAACTGCGAAGCGTTTGGGTTTACCCAGTGAACATCAATTCTGGAGTCGGGGTATCTCTGCTTGTGCAATTTGCGACGGTGCAACTCCCATTTTTCACGGTGCAGAATTAGCTGTTATTGGTGCTGGGGACTCGGCGGCGGAAGAGTCTATTTACTTGACTAAATACGGTTCTAAGGTAAATCTGCTGGTGCGTTCTGAACAAATGCGGGCTTCTAAAGCTATGCAAGACCGGGTTTTAAGTAATCCTAAAATTCAAGTACATTGGCATACTGAAGCTGTGGATATCTTCGGTAATGGTCAAATGGCTGGGGTGAAGGTGCGGAATAATCAAACTGGGGAGGAAAGTAAACTCCACGCTAAGGGTTTATTTTACGCTATTGGTAACACTCCCAATACTAGGTTATTTCAAGGACAACTAGAATTGGATGAGGTGGGTTACGTTGTCACGAAAAATAATTCTGTAGAAACGAGTGTAGAAGGTGTGTTTGCGGCTGGGGATGTGCAGGATCATGAGTTTCGTCAAGCTGTTACGGCTGCTGGTTCTGGCTGTATGGCGGCGATGTTGGCTGAACGCTGGTTATCTGCTAGGAGTTTAATTACGGAATTTCATCAGTTAGCTACATCTGTGAATGAATTGGAAACCCACCCAGCGAAGAAAACTGAAGCGGAAGCAGAGGCTGGATTTAATTTGCAGGGAACTCGCCATGAGGGGGGTTATGCTTTAAGAAAATTATTCCATGAAAGCGATCGCCTAATCATAGTCAAATACATTTCCCCTGGTTGTGGTCCTTGTCATACCCTGAAGCCGATATTAAATAAAGTCATAGATGAATTTGAGGGTAAAATCCACTTTGTAGAAATTGATATCGACCAAGACCGAGATATTGCGGAAAATGCTAATGTCACAGGAACACCGACGGTGCAATTCTTTAAAAATCAGGAATTGCTGCACGAAGTCAAAGGTGTGAAGCAAAAAAGCGAGTATCGTCAGATAATTGAGCGTTATCTTTAGAGGTTGGGAAGGTGGGTTGTCTCTATAGCACTACATACTCACTTTCCCTCTTGGCAAACTAAGCTGTTAAATAAAGACACAGAAATAATCGTAGTATTTAGCAAAGTTTGTGCCTGATTAAAATCAGAATCACCAGTAATCAAAAAATCCGCCTCTGCGGCTACAGCACAAGCTAAAAACTTTGCATCTTTTCTATCTCTAGGAAAATCAATTTCTACATTCACATCAATGAGCGTTATGAAGGTATCGATGATTTCAAACCATTCAGATATCACTTCATCTGTCAACTTAAACTTCCGGCGACTTAAAACTTCTTTATATTCCCTGACAATTTCTTGAGAAACTATCCACTCCCAATCAGGATGAGCAACAATAAACTGAATAACGGCTCTTGGTACTCTACCTTTAAGAATGGCGGAAACTAAAACATTTGTATCAACAACAACTTTCATTCTCCTCGTCTGTAAGCTTCTATTTCTGCTTCTATTTCTGTTTCTGTAATATCTTGTAGTCCTGGGCTAGATTGTGTTTTATCAAACAAATCTTTCAATTTCTTACTGATTTCCGCTTTTGGGTTATCCTCAGCTAAAATAATTATTTCTACTCTCTGCCCTGCTTGAAAAGGTAAATCAGATAATATTACTTGCCTTGGATCTGTTATGGTGATGTATTTTTTGTAAGCGTTCATAATTCTTCTCTTAAGTCCAAAAAAAATTAGGCATAATCCCACCTCTTTCTCAGTCTAGCTCTGTATTCACCGCAAAGCAGCAACGAGAGCAATTTAAGCCACAGCATATCCGGTATGTTGTCTCACGTTTGGTGGGTGAAATCCTAAGACAATTTTATCTTTGGGAATACCTGCGGCTACTAATTCGTAGGTAACACCATCTTCTGTATCATCCCTTTGCACCCAAATTTTGCCATCAATTATGTCAATATGAACTAAGCAACCGTGAATGCGTTTGACACCATCCCAGCCTAAAGTTATCAGTAAATAGCTGTTATTCTCACTATCAAACACTGTTTTACATTCAATGGCTGCATGGGAATAAGGAATTTGTGTGTAGGGTACTAATACCTCTTTGATGATGCGTTGATAATTATCTAAGATATCCATCGTTTAGATTCTCTGCTTCGATTAAAATTGTATCTTGCTTTATGCAGGCGATCGCTCATGGCCATGACTAAACGTCAGCTACCGAAATTTTTACGTTTTGCCCAAAATCCTAATCTTTCCCAAAGATTAATGCTGATAGGGATAGTCATTACTCTATTTTTCCTCTTTCTGGCATTTTTCGCTCCCGTGTTACAAGCTTGGGGATGGTTGCAAAACCCCAGAGAGTTCCTGTCTAACCCCATTCAAGAACCACCCTCAGCTAAATATTGGTTTGGTACGAGTCGCTTGGGACATGATGTATTTTCTCGCACTTTGTTTGGCGCTCAGGCTGCATTGCAGGTAGTAATTTTAGCTACATCACTCAGTATGTTTATTGGTGTGCCGTTGGGAATGGTCAGTGGTTATCTCGGCGGTAAATTAGATAAGCTGTTGCTGTTTATTATGGATAGCATCTACACCTTACCAGGGCTTCTGCTTTCTGTTACACTGGCTTTTGTAGTAGGTAGAGGAATTTTCAATGCGGCGATCGCCATTAGCATTGCCTACGTTCCCCAATATTATCGTGTTGTCCGTAATCACACGGTAAGCGTTAAAACTGAGGTATTTATTGAAGCGGCTCAAGCAATGGGTGCTTCTACTTGGGTGGTACTATCGCGCTATCTATTTTTTAACGTCATTCAAAGCGTACCCGTCTTATTTACCCTCAACGCCGCCGACGCAATTTTAGTATTAGGCGGTTTAGGCTTTTTGGGGCTAGGA
The window above is part of the Nodularia spumigena CCY9414 genome. Proteins encoded here:
- a CDS encoding Rpn family recombination-promoting nuclease/putative transposase, which translates into the protein MKTDVIFYELIKELPQIFFELIEKPDTNPNIYTFTAPEVKQQSFRLDGVFSPREGFENEPLYFVELQTYKDEEFYERLFGEIFVYFRQYQPANSDWYAIVIYDKRIHESPPHPRYRVLIEQHLRCIYLNELSTQAESSLGIGIAKLFVETPKKAPDLAQQLITQARENLPDENLQKKVLAFIQAIVFYKFPTLALEEIEAMLDLDEFKNTRLYQSLLQKTEVETKLKLTSKCVERGMSIQEIAEFLEVDAEIIRKHLQQQS
- the trxB gene encoding thioredoxin-disulfide reductase, producing MTNPTVENLVIIGSGPAGYTAAIYAGRANLKPVVFEGFEMGGLPGGQLMTTTEVENFPGFPQGITGPELMDNMKAQAERWGAELYTEDVTAVDLSQRPFIVRSEEREIKTHSIVIATGATAKRLGLPSEHQFWSRGISACAICDGATPIFHGAELAVIGAGDSAAEESIYLTKYGSKVNLLVRSEQMRASKAMQDRVLSNPKIQVHWHTEAVDIFGNGQMAGVKVRNNQTGEESKLHAKGLFYAIGNTPNTRLFQGQLELDEVGYVVTKNNSVETSVEGVFAAGDVQDHEFRQAVTAAGSGCMAAMLAERWLSARSLITEFHQLATSVNELETHPAKKTEAEAEAGFNLQGTRHEGGYALRKLFHESDRLIIVKYISPGCGPCHTLKPILNKVIDEFEGKIHFVEIDIDQDRDIAENANVTGTPTVQFFKNQELLHEVKGVKQKSEYRQIIERYL
- a CDS encoding putative toxin-antitoxin system toxin component, PIN family; translated protein: MKVVVDTNVLVSAILKGRVPRAVIQFIVAHPDWEWIVSQEIVREYKEVLSRRKFKLTDEVISEWFEIIDTFITLIDVNVEIDFPRDRKDAKFLACAVAAEADFLITGDSDFNQAQTLLNTTIISVSLFNSLVCQEGK
- a CDS encoding XisI protein: MDILDNYQRIIKEVLVPYTQIPYSHAAIECKTVFDSENNSYLLITLGWDGVKRIHGCLVHIDIIDGKIWVQRDDTEDGVTYELVAAGIPKDKIVLGFHPPNVRQHTGYAVA
- a CDS encoding ABC transporter permease translates to MAMTKRQLPKFLRFAQNPNLSQRLMLIGIVITLFFLFLAFFAPVLQAWGWLQNPREFLSNPIQEPPSAKYWFGTSRLGHDVFSRTLFGAQAALQVVILATSLSMFIGVPLGMVSGYLGGKLDKLLLFIMDSIYTLPGLLLSVTLAFVVGRGIFNAAIAISIAYVPQYYRVVRNHTVSVKTEVFIEAAQAMGASTWVVLSRYLFFNVIQSVPVLFTLNAADAILVLGGLGFLGLGLPEEVPEWGHDLRQALEALPTGIWWTTLFPGLAMTFMVVGLSLLGEGLNEFVNPRLRRENRMRK